In Xyrauchen texanus isolate HMW12.3.18 chromosome 14, RBS_HiC_50CHRs, whole genome shotgun sequence, the following are encoded in one genomic region:
- the LOC127655301 gene encoding uncharacterized protein LOC127655301, which produces MVHTCVVAGCRNRRTPGTALSFYRFPRDPERKQRWIAAVNREGWVPNEGSRLCSTHFISGKQVKNPRSPDYVPSVFTSAPLSPHMKEARACELYDKQEAQVEAANALLFLQGQGRFLEDHGQIQSQEEPESVSSSLSSCDEEDEDNDEDYFKEEEISLTSISNGGKPVKNIPSKSPDYESSLEAVKKENMELRESLDKISLTEASFRNDPEKVKFYTGLPNYFVFETVMLLLVPHMKGDKYAKLSKFQQLLLTLMRLRLDLKNQDLAYRFGVKVATVTRTVHRIINIMFATLVPTTVFWPSRVELRKNLPASLRSTYPDCAVIIDCFKVSLEKAFSVDVNQQVASTALTVPAQSTQSAMVNELKYVIGVAPQGVVTFVSRGTPGHVSDKNLVESCGLLCKLLPGDLVLAEHEFDIGDLVVARKAELKITSRNYIECSQMGQDGKDSSLFGTFSDMANIHRHVGRVIEMVKRRYSMLTGPVESPFTVIDCTTNVSTFDKIVQVACALNNLCISAAPLE; this is translated from the exons ATGGTTCACACTTGCGTAGTGGCCGGTTGTCGGAACAGGAGGACACCTGGAACTGCATTGTCTTTCTACAGGTTTCCACGGGACCCGGAGCGAAAGCAGCGGTGGATTGCTGCTGTTAATCGAGAGGGATGGGTGCCAAACGAGGGCAGTAGACTCTGCAGCACACACTTCATTTCAG GTAAACAAGTGAAGAATCCTAGATCTCCCGACTATGTACCGTCAGTTTTCACTTCAGCACCACTGTCCCCGCATATGAAGGAAGCACGTGCCTGCGAACTTTATGATAAACAAGAGGCACAAGTGGAGGCAGCCAATGCTTTGCTCTTCCTACAAGGACAAGGACGTTTTTTGGAGGACCATGGCCAGATCCAAAGTCAAGAAGAGCCAGAGAGTGTTTCCTCTTCACTAAGCAGTTGTGATGAAGAGGATGAGGATAATGATGAAGATTATTTCAAAGAGGAAGAAATCTCACTAACAAGTATAAGCAATGGAGGAAAACCAGTCAAAAATATCCCCTCCAAGTCCCCCGACTATGAGTCCAGTCTTGAGGCCGTTAAGAAAGAGAATATGGAACTGAGGGAATCATTAGACAAGATATCACTTACAGAGGCATCATTCAGAAATGATCCAGAAAAGGTTAAGTTCTATACAGGATTGCCAAACTATTTTGTGTTTGAGACCGTTATGTTGCTTCTTGTGCCCCATATGAAAGGAGACAAATATGCAAAACTTTCAAAGTTCCAGCAACTGCTCTTGACACTAATGCGACTAAGGCTTGATTTGAAAAACCAAGATTTGGCCTATCGTTTTGGGGTAAAGGTTGCAACGGTGACCAGGACTGTCCATCGgattattaatataatgttcGCCACCCTGGTGCCCACTACTGTTTTTTGGCCATCTAGAGTTGAGCTCAGGAAAAACCTACCTGCATCTTTGCGTTCCACATATCCAGACTGCGCAGTGATCATCGATTGCTTTAAGGTGTCTCTGGAAAAAGCTTTCAGTGTAGATGTAAATCAACAGGTTGCATCCACAGCATTGACAGTGCCTGCTCAGTCCACCCAGTCAGCCATGGTGAATGAGCTGAAGTATGTGATTGGTGTTGCTCCACAAGGTGTGGTTACATTTGTCTCAAGGGGAACACCGGGTCATGTCAGTGACAAGAATCTAGTAGAGAGTTGTGGCCTCCTCTGCAAGCTCCTGCCAGGTGATCTTGTGCTGGCTGAGCATGAATTCGACATTGGGGACTTGGTGGTAGCTCGCAAAGCTGAACTCAAAATCACTAGTAGAAACTACATTGAATGTAGCCAGATGGGCCAAGATGGAAAAGATTCCTCACTTTTTGGCACATTTTCAGATATGGCGAATATTCACAGGCATGTTGGACGGGTTATAGAGATGGTCAAGAGGAGATATTCAATGTTGACTGGACCAGTGGAGAGTCCATTCACAGTCATAGATTGCACTACCAATGTGAGCACTTTTGATAAGATAGTGCAGGTTGCCTGTGCCTTGAATAATCTGTGTATCTCTGCTGCTCCCCTGGAGTGA
- the sap18 gene encoding histone deacetylase complex subunit SAP18 — protein MAVESRVTQEEIKKEPEKPVDREKTCPLLLRVFTTNNGRHHRMDEFARGNVPSSELQIYTWMDATLKELTSLVKEVYPEARKKGTHFGFAIVYPDPKRQIYRVKEIGNTVSGRKGADDSMTLQSQRFQIGDYLDIAITPPNRAPPIQGRMRPY, from the exons ATGGCTGTGGAATCGAGGGTGACACAGGAGGAAATTAAAAAAGAACCAGAAAAGCCAGTGGACAGAGAAaag ACATGCCCACTTCTCCTGAGGGTGTTTACCACCAACAACGGGAGGCATCATCGCATGGACGAGTTTGCCCGGGGAAATGTACCATCTAGCGAGCTTCAGATTTACACCTG GATGGATGCTACTCTAAAAGAATTGACGAGTCTGGTGAAAGAGGTCTATCCAGAAGCTCGAAAGAAAGGCACACATTTTGGATTTGCCATTGTTTACCCAGATCCTAAGCGACAGATCTACAG GGTTAAAGAGATTGGCAATACTGTTTCAGGACGCAAAGGTGCAGATGACTCCATGACACTTCAGTCTCAACGCTTCCAGATTGGAGATTACCTAGACATTGCCATCACACCGCCTAACCGCGCACCACCTATTCAAGGACGCATGAGACCCTACTGA
- the ska3 gene encoding spindle and kinetochore-associated protein 3, which yields MNPSERFFAKLRKLTVYLKTESNSLLHASQNLKDDEEDEVNGAQALYQLLSEVRALKQQVQDQVATHDASSTELRSFIRKCLVLKQRTTEDIDRLKNHYEKYGYRPQKSRPGNTEMHSTKEDEEQAERELEKTDEAQEDEEMGQVICEEGQESETLKKMPPPSVDQLRTPKLSDFGLSALHFQRVVGEAEPPQSIGPVPAVALSPPTFVMNLQLPQQETPMCSLRMDKDALTPRLEDFGISEDTMCWNNDFTMDLFSKKPPKSSSKKTEKDQKPPHAFSTVPSNGVANENLESPEPPVFCTPGFKIEKHRVPSSPPLDRQKNLDSPPPPNNCPSTPEFSTFETPFVSKLLKKQAIEEESGRPRGLLEGSFLLPDVSNMNRAPSFDVSEMPKIFSYGEAAMPKMPTLHSHFGSSLASKPASGEILPGKKMGAGNVLELNHTPVPLLETKDGHNQDWCLSTPKMRTRFHTEPCTPEMPDISSVTQDILKLVAQC from the exons ATGAATCCCTCTGAGCGTTTCTTTGCAAAGCTCCGAAAACTGACTGTTTATCTGAAGACTGAAAGCAACAGTCTCCTGCATGCAAGTCAGAACCTCAAAGATGACGAAG AagatgaagtgaatggggctcaAGCACTATATCAGCTACTCTCTGAAGTTAGAGCACTTAAA CAGCAAGTTCAGGATCAGGTGGCTACACATGATGCATCGAGTACTGAGCTGAGGAGCTTCATCAGAAAATGTTTAGTGTTGAAGCAGAGGACCACAGAAGACATTGACAGACTAAAGAATCACTATGAGAAATATGGCTACAGACCGCAAAAATCAAGACCGGGAAATACAG AGATGCACAGTACAAAAGAGGATGAGGAGCAAGCAGAGAGAGAGCTTGAAAAGACTGATGAAGCACAGGAAGATGAAGAGATGGGACAAGTGATTTGTGAAGAGGGCCAAGAATCAGAGACACTAAAGAAGATGCCGCCACCTTCTGTCGACCAGCTACGGACCCCAAAGCTCTCAGATTTTGGCCTGTCTGCTCTCCATTTTCAAAGAGTGGTTGGAGAAGCAGAGCCACCCCAGAGTATCGGTCCTGTCCCAGCTGTTGCTCTGTCACCACCAACATTTGTCATGAACTTGCAGCTACCCCAGCAAGAGACACCAATGTGCTCACTGCGTATGGACAAGGATGCACTGACCCCACGACTCGAGGACTTTGGCATCTCCGAGGATACTATGTGCTGGAACAATGATTTCACCATGGATTTGTTCAGCAAGAAACCACCAAAGTCCAGCAG CAAAAAAACGGAGAAGGATCAAAAACCCCCTCATGCCTTTTCCACTGTGCCTAGCAATGGAGTTGCCAATG AGAATTTGGAATCCCCAGAGCCTCCTGTGTTTTGCACCCCAGGATTTAAGATTGAGAAACACAGGGTCCCATCTTCTCCACCACTGGACAGACAGAAAAATCTtgattctcctcctcctcctaatAACTGCCCTTCTACCCCAGAGTTCTCCACATTTGAAACACCATTTGTCAGCAAGCTCCTAAAAAAG CAGGCCATAGAGGAAGAAAGTGGTAGGCCCAGGGGTTTACTGGAGGGCAGCTTTCTCCTACCAGATGTCTCAAACATGAACAGAGCTCCATCGTTTGATGTTTCAGAGATGCCAAAAATCTTCAGTTATGGAGAGGCGGCCATGCCCAAGATGCCTACTCTGCACTCTCATTTTGGGAGTTCTCTTGCTTCT AAACCTGCATCAGGTGAAATTCTCCCTGGGAAGAAGATGGGGGCAGGTAATGTGTTGGAACTGAATCATACCCCTGTCCCCTTGCTGGAGACTAAAGATGGCCACAACCAGGATTGGTGCCTTTCAACGCCAAAAATGAGAACAAGGTTCCATACAGAGCCATGCACACCAGAGATGCCGGATATAAGTTCTGTCACACAGGATATCTTAAAA CTTGTGGCTCAGTGCTAG
- the LOC127655308 gene encoding potassium/sodium hyperpolarization-activated cyclic nucleotide-gated channel 1-like, with protein MYTVMVANTAVMMTDVDITARAYKSKMNHLEDYMTFMKLPKALRMRISDYFQARYAGKWYDEKDVLKWVSSSLREDIMMSICSSHVRKVPIFRNRDVNFINAILLELQYEVFQGGDIIIYRNGPGDRMFLIEHGQVLVENEFFQRELCDGDYFGETCLLTRGRHLATVKALTICQLFSLSVDSFHHVMEDYPDIKRDMEISQSDKNILLC; from the exons ATGTACACAGTTATGGTCGCCAACACCGCTGTTATGATGACTGATGTGGACATAACAGCAAGAGCATACAAGAGCAAG ATGAATCATCTGGAAGATTATATGACTTTTATGAAGCTTCCTAAAGCCCTACGTATGCGCATCAGTGACTACTTTCAGGCTCGTTATGCAGGAAAATGGTATGATGAGAAGGACGTCCTAAAGTGGGTGTCCTCATCGCTCAGAGAG GACATTATGATGAGCATTTGCTCCAGTCATGTGAGAAAAGTCCCCATTTTCCGGAACCGTGATGTAAACTTCATCAATGCCATTCTCCTGGAGCTGCAGTATGAGGTCTTCCAGGGGGGTGACATCATCATCTATCGGAATGGTCCTGGTGACCGCATGTTCTTAATTGAACATGGGCAAGTCCTTGTGGAGAATGAGTTCTTCCAGAGGGAACTGTGTGATGGAGATTACTTTGGAG AGACTTGTCTTTTAACAAGAGGAAGGCATTTGGCAACGGTAAAAGCTCTGACAATCTGTCAGCTTTTTTCCTTGTCAGTGGACAGCTTTCATCATGTAATGGAGGACTACCCTGACATCAAGAGGGACATGGAGATATCACAATCGGACAAAAACATTCTGTTATGTTGA
- the LOC127655064 gene encoding potassium/sodium hyperpolarization-activated cyclic nucleotide-gated channel 3-like has protein sequence MESFTPENRRCFSWDGWKNVLLPQLNRRSLYAYGSEVAVEKECMRQRERGIFVIHPFSRLRSYYIMCMVAITFLNLIGIPMEIAFLDGHSGVGWEGFNVFSDTLFLIDVGLNFRMGIINEESEGAILDLKRIRQRYLRGWFVPDMVAAFPVGYILLIADLQYHSDSPSSKASKMMRILMFVRILSLVRLLRVSRLVRFFNEVERVSNANLEVVRVFLRILSLFMMIFLLCHWNGCIQYFVPMLEEFPSDCWVRKENLMNATVGEKYSFGVFRALSHMTAISYGSSETPTSKE, from the exons ATGGAGAGTTTCACACCTGAGAACCGCAGGTGCTTCAGCTGGGATGGGTGGAAAAATGTACTGCTGCCACAGTTGAACAGACGATCGCTATATGCCTACGGCAGTGAGGTGGCTGTGGAGAAGGAGTgcatgagacagagagagaggggcaTATTCGTCATCCATCCCTTCAGTCGTTTAAG GAGTTACTACATCATGTGTATGGTGGCCATAACCTTTCTTAATCTAATTGGAATCCCAATGGAGATTGCCTTTTTAGATGGGCACAGTGGAGTAGGCTGGGAGGGTTTTAATGTATTCTCAGACACACTGTTCCTGATTGACGTCGGTCTTAATTTTCGCATGGGTATCATTAATGAGGAAAGTGAG GGAGCCATTCTTGATTTGAAAAGGATTCGACAACGTTACTTAAGGGGCTGGTTTGTGCCTGATATGGTGGCAGCATTCCCAGTTGGCTACATACTACTTATTGCG GACCTACAATACCATAGCGACTCTCCTTCATCAAAGGCAAGCAAAATGATGCGCATCCTGATGTTTGTGAGAATCCTCAGTCTTGTCCGCCTATTGCGTGTGTCCCGGCTTGTTAGGTTTTTCAATGAGGTGGAGAGG GTTTCCAATGCCAACTTAGAGGTGGTGAGGGTATTCCTAAGAATCTTGTCTTTATTTATGATGATTTTCCTGCTGTGTCACTGGAATGGCTGTATTCAGTATTTCGTACCTATGCTTGAGGAGTTTCCCTCAGACTGCTGGGTTAGAAAAGAGAATCTAATG AATGCCACAGTGGGAGAGAAGTATTCTTTTGGAGTCTTTCGGGCGCTATCTCATATGACTGCAATATCATATGGTTCCTCTGAAACACCAACAAGCAAGGA ATGA
- the LOC127655310 gene encoding cytochrome c oxidase copper chaperone produces the protein MSSLSAASIESSPAIEGTEQKKPLKACCACPETKKARDACIIEKGEESCTGLIEAHKECMRALGFKI, from the exons ATGTCGAGCCTGTCAGCAGCTAGTATTGAGTCTTCACCTGCTATAGAGGGGACAGAGCAGAAGAAGCCTCTGAAAGCTTGCTGTGCGTGTCCTGAAACCAAGAAGGCAAGAGATGCCTG CATTATCGAGAAGGGGGAAGAAAGCTGCACAGGCCTAATAGAAGCCCACAAGGAATGCATGAGGGCGCTTGGTTTTAAGATCTGA
- the popdc2 gene encoding popeye domain-containing 2 isoform X2: protein MNGSDLFGTIIYHHTFCDGWTNNREGAIYHLGNTILFLGYMGGSVAYGALYIFSFLAPSFLCLALWGWLTVCGLDVFLWNLLLMLQCLAQVYHLIFRLMQDGLTNEELSVLYKAVYLSLDVPVQVFKEITAASENKVLSLVAEETYAVEGKTPIDQLSFLLSGRIRVSLKGQFLHYIFPHQFLDSPEWESLRPTEEGNFQVTLTAETDCRYISWRRRRLYLLLSKDRYIARLFSVMLGSDIADKLYSLNDKIFSKSCVRLDIRLTSLYHVLAPSPQVSEGGGSANSPTRGSQGDPTVARVDPATSIQGTDARNSKPDKGKIPMPKPLHQLWSSDTEMPSEEDTPGSFPLRFQRGCAPLAPTDIHKL from the exons ATGAATGGTAGTGACTTGTTTGGCACTATAATTTACCATCACACTTTTTGCGATGGATGGACCAACAACAGAGAAGGTGCCATCTACCATCTGGGTAACACCATACTTTTTTTGGGGTACATGGGTGGCAGTGTAGCATATGGGGCTCTGTACATCTTCAGTTTCTTGGCTCCCTCCTTCCTCTGTCTGGCTCTTTGGGGCTGGCTGACAGTGTGTGGCCTTGATGTCTTCCTCTGGAACCTGCTGCTGATGCTGCAGTGCTTGGCCCAGGTGTATCATCTGATTTTTCGGCTGATGCAGGATGGTTTAACCAACGAGGAGCTTTCTGTACTGTACAAAGCCGTCTATCTGTCACTGGATGTACCTGTGCAGGTGTTTAAAGAGATCACTGCTGCTAGTGAGAACAAAGTGCTCTCTCTAGTGGCCGAGGAGACATATGCTGTGGAGGGGAAGACACCAATTGATCAGTTGTCCTTCCTCCTTTCTGGCAG GATTAGAGTGTCCTTAAAAGGTCAATTTCTCCATTATATATTCCCTCACCAGTTTCTTGACTCTCCAGAATGGGAATCCCTTAGACCAACAGAAGAGGGGAACTTCCAA GTGACACTAACTGCAGAGACAGACTGCCGTTACATCTCGTGGCGCAGACGTCGGCTTTACCTTCTGCTGTCCAAAGATCGTTACATTGCCCGACTTTTTTCTGTCATGCTTGGAAGTGACATTGCTGACAAACTCTACTCACTCAATGACAAAATATTCTCCAAGAGTTGCGTGCGCCTTGATATTCGTCTGACTAGTCTCTACCATGTTCTAGCCCCCTCGCCACAGGTCAGTGAGGGAGGAGGCAGTGCTAACTCACCAACCCGGGGGAGCCAAGGAGATCCTACAGTTGCCAGAGTTGATCCAGCAACTTCTATCCAGGGCACAGATGCAAGAAACTCCAAGCCGGACAAGGGAAAGATCCCTATGCCCAAACCTCTGCACCAACTGTGGTCCTCAGACACAGAGATGCCCTCTG
- the popdc2 gene encoding popeye domain-containing 2 isoform X1 — protein sequence MNGSDLFGTIIYHHTFCDGWTNNREGAIYHLGNTILFLGYMGGSVAYGALYIFSFLAPSFLCLALWGWLTVCGLDVFLWNLLLMLQCLAQVYHLIFRLMQDGLTNEELSVLYKAVYLSLDVPVQVFKEITAASENKVLSLVAEETYAVEGKTPIDQLSFLLSGRIRVSLKGQFLHYIFPHQFLDSPEWESLRPTEEGNFQVTLTAETDCRYISWRRRRLYLLLSKDRYIARLFSVMLGSDIADKLYSLNDKIFSKSCVRLDIRLTSLYHVLAPSPQVSEGGGSANSPTRGSQGDPTVARVDPATSIQGTDARNSKPDKGKIPMPKPLHQLWSSDTEMPSGEDSTSLVLEDFADMTSSLMDYGNEREYLK from the exons ATGAATGGTAGTGACTTGTTTGGCACTATAATTTACCATCACACTTTTTGCGATGGATGGACCAACAACAGAGAAGGTGCCATCTACCATCTGGGTAACACCATACTTTTTTTGGGGTACATGGGTGGCAGTGTAGCATATGGGGCTCTGTACATCTTCAGTTTCTTGGCTCCCTCCTTCCTCTGTCTGGCTCTTTGGGGCTGGCTGACAGTGTGTGGCCTTGATGTCTTCCTCTGGAACCTGCTGCTGATGCTGCAGTGCTTGGCCCAGGTGTATCATCTGATTTTTCGGCTGATGCAGGATGGTTTAACCAACGAGGAGCTTTCTGTACTGTACAAAGCCGTCTATCTGTCACTGGATGTACCTGTGCAGGTGTTTAAAGAGATCACTGCTGCTAGTGAGAACAAAGTGCTCTCTCTAGTGGCCGAGGAGACATATGCTGTGGAGGGGAAGACACCAATTGATCAGTTGTCCTTCCTCCTTTCTGGCAG GATTAGAGTGTCCTTAAAAGGTCAATTTCTCCATTATATATTCCCTCACCAGTTTCTTGACTCTCCAGAATGGGAATCCCTTAGACCAACAGAAGAGGGGAACTTCCAA GTGACACTAACTGCAGAGACAGACTGCCGTTACATCTCGTGGCGCAGACGTCGGCTTTACCTTCTGCTGTCCAAAGATCGTTACATTGCCCGACTTTTTTCTGTCATGCTTGGAAGTGACATTGCTGACAAACTCTACTCACTCAATGACAAAATATTCTCCAAGAGTTGCGTGCGCCTTGATATTCGTCTGACTAGTCTCTACCATGTTCTAGCCCCCTCGCCACAGGTCAGTGAGGGAGGAGGCAGTGCTAACTCACCAACCCGGGGGAGCCAAGGAGATCCTACAGTTGCCAGAGTTGATCCAGCAACTTCTATCCAGGGCACAGATGCAAGAAACTCCAAGCCGGACAAGGGAAAGATCCCTATGCCCAAACCTCTGCACCAACTGTGGTCCTCAGACACAGAGATGCCCTCTGGTGAGGACTCAACCAGCTTGGTCCTGGAGGACTTTGCTGATATGACAAGCTCTCTAATGGACTATGGGAATGAGAGGGAATATTTAAAGTAA